Proteins encoded in a region of the Perognathus longimembris pacificus isolate PPM17 chromosome 11, ASM2315922v1, whole genome shotgun sequence genome:
- the Brox gene encoding BRO1 domain-containing protein BROX has product MTHWFHRNPLKATAPISFNYYGMVTGPSASKICNELRSSRMRLLELFTDLSCNPEMMKNAADSYFSLLQGFINSPDESTQESKLRYIQNFKWTDTLQGQIPSAQQDAVFELISMGFNVALWYTKYASRLAGKENVTEDEAKEVHRSLKIAAGIFKHLKESHIPKLITPVEKGRDLETRLIEAYIIQCQAEAQEVTIARAIELKHAPGLIAALAYETASFYQKADHTLSSLEPAYSAKWRKYLHLKMCFYTAYAYCYHGQTLLASDKCGEAIRSLQEAEKLYTRAEALCKDYGETKGPGPTVRPSGHLFFRKLGSQVKNTLEKCQRENGFIYFQKIPTDAPQLELKANYGLVEPVPFEFPPTSPHWTPETMAAFDLTKRPKDDSAKPKPEEEMKPVKEPDIKPQKDTGCYIS; this is encoded by the exons ATGACCCATTGGTTTCATAGGAATCCACTGAAAGCGACAGCTCCTATCTCTTTTAACTACTATGGTATGGTCACTGGCCCTTCTGCTTCAAAAATTTGCAA TGAGTTGAGATCATCCAGGATGCGCCTCCTTGAACTCTTTACTGATTTGAGCTGTAATCCAGAAATGATGAAGAATGCAGCAGATTCGTACTTTTCACTTTTACAAG GTTTCATAAATTCACCTGATGAATCTACCCAGGAAAGCAAACTTAGATATATTCAAAATTTCAAGTGGACTGATACATTGCAAGGACAGATTCCAAG TGCCCAGCAGGATGCTGTTTTTGAATTGATTTCCATGGGCTTTAATGTAGCATTATGGTATACCAAATATGCTTCAAGATTGGCtggaaaagaaaa CGTAACAGAAGATGAAGCAAAAGAAGTCCATCGCAGCTTGAAAATTGCAGCTgggatttttaaacatttaaag gAAAGTCATATACCCAAACTGATTACACCTGTAGAAAAGGGAAGGGATTTAGAGACCCGGCTCATAGAAGCTTACATTATCCAGTGTCAAGCTGAAGCTCAAGAAG TAACAATCGCCCGAGCAATCGAACTCAAACATGCTCCTGGACTGATTGCTGCACTGGCATATGAAACAGCTAGTTTCTATCAAAAAGCTG ATCATACTTTATCCAGTTTGGAGCCTGCATATTCTGCTAAATGGAGAAAATATCTTCACTTGAAAATGTGTTTCTACACAGCTTAT GCTTACTGTTATCATGGGCAGACTTTGCTGGCTAGTGATAAGTGTGGTGAAGCAATCAGGTCTCTCCAAGAAGCAGAAAAAT TATATACCAGAGCAGAAGCACTTTGCAAGGACTATGGAGAAACCAAAGGACCTGGACCAACAGTCAGACCTTCTGGACACTTGTTCTTTAGGAAGCTTGGGAGCCAAGTGAAGAATACCCTGGAAAAATGTCAGAGAGAAAATGGATTCAT TTACTTTCAGAAAATTCCAACAGATGCTCCACAGCTGGAACTCAAAGCAAATTATGGGCTGGTAGAGCCTGTACCTTTTGAATTTCCTCCTACGAGTCCTCACTGGACACCAGAAACCATGGCAGCATTTGATCTTACCAAGAGACCCAAGGATGACAGT gCCAAACCTAAaccagaagaagaaatgaagccaGTGAAAGAACCAGATATCAAACCTCAGAAGGATACTGGATGCTACATCTCCTAA